A region of the Limibacillus halophilus genome:
GTGGTGCAGCGCTCGCGGGGGGTGTCTAAGCGCTTGAATGGCGGCGTTGGACACCTCTTGAAGAAGAACAAGGTCGAGGTGATCGACGGTGAGGCGGTCCTGCAAGGTCAGGGCAAGATTTCCGTATCGAAAGACGGGAAGGCCGTGGGCGAGTACGCCGCCAAACATATCATTGTTGCAACCGGCGCCAGACCGCGCGCTTTGCCAGGTATCGAGCCTGACAAGAAGCAAATCCTCACCTATTTCGAGGCCATGGTTCCGGAGACCTTGCCCAAATCGCTACTGGTGATCGGATCTGGGGCAATCGGCATAGAGTTTGCTTCTTTTTATCGCACGATGGGATCCGAAGTGACCGTTGTAGAGGTGATGAACCAGGTGCTGCCGGTAGAGGACGCGGAAATTGCAGGCCTGGCGCGCAAGCAGTTTGAAAAGCAGGGCATCAAGATTCTGACCGGAACCAAAGTGGCTTCGGTCAAGAAAGCAAAGGATTCGGTCACCTGTCACCTTGAGGACGCCAAGGGTAAGACGCAGGAAATTACTGTTGAGAAAGTTATTTCCGCTGTCGGTGTCGTTGGCAACATCGAGAATCTGGGGCTGGAGGCTTTGGGAGTCAAAACTGACCGCGGATGTGTCGTAACCGATGGCTATGGGCGGACCAATGTCGCTGGTGTCTATGCTATCGGAGATGTGGCGGGCCCGCCGATGCTGGCGCACAAGGCAGAACATGAGGGTGTCGTTTGTATTGAGAAGATAGCCGGCCGAAATGTCCATGCCTTCGACAAGTCGAAGATACCCGGTTGTACCTATTGCCACCCACAGATCGCCAGTGTTGGCCTTACGGAGGCCAAGGCCAAAGAGAAGGGGCATAAAGTTAAAGTGGGCCGCTTCCCGTTCATAGCGAATGGTAAGGCAATTGCTCTGGGTGAGGACCAAGGACTGGTCAAGACCGTGTTTGATGAGAAAACGGGCGAGCTTCTAGGCGCACATATGGTGGGCGCAGAGGTGACTGAGTTGATCCAGGGCTATGTTGTGGCCATGAATCTGGAGACAACGGAACAAGAACTGATGCATACGGTTTTCCCGCATCCGACACTTTCGGAAATGATGCATGAGTCCGTGCTTGACGCCTATGGTCGGGCGATCCACTTCTAGGGCACAACCCAAGGAATAAAGGTTCGCAATGTCCGCTGAAATTGAAAAGCTCCGCGTTCGCCATCCGGAGAAGGCCCACAAACCCGATCAGCCGGTTCACCGCAAAAAGCCGGATTGGATTCGGGTAAAAGCGCCTGTCAGCAAGGAGTATCACGAAACCCGCAAGATCGTCCGCGAGAACAAACTGACGACGGTTTGTGAAGAGGCGGCTTGTCCCAATATTGGAGAATGCTGGGCCAAGCGGCACGCTACAATGATGATCATGGGCGGTATCTGTACCCGCGCCTGCAGTTTCTGCAACGTAGCCACAGGTAAACCAGGCGCGTTGGACCCCTTTGAACCCTTCAATGTTGCCAAGGCGGTGAAAGAGTTGGGTCTCCGGCATGTTGTTATCACCTCGGTTGACCGGGATGACCTGGATGATGGCGGAGCGCGTCACTTTGCCGATACGATTCTCGCGATTCGTGAGGCGTCTGCAAATACGACCATTGAAATTCTGACGCCGGACTTCTTGCGGAAGGATGGAGCGTTGGAGGTTGTGGTTTCCGCCAAGCCGGACGTCTTCAACCACAATCTGGAAACGGTACCTCGCTTGTATGGACCCGTCCGTCCGGGCGCACGTTACTTCCATTCCATTCGTTTACTAGACCAAGTCAAACAAATCGACCCGACGATTTTTACGAAATCGGGATTGATGGTCGGTCTTGGAGAGACCAAAGAAGAAATCTACCAAGTCATGGACGACCTAAGGTCGGCCGACGTCGATTTCTTGACTATTGGTCAGTATCTGCAACCGACTCCCAAGCACCATCACGTTGACCGGTTCGTGCCGCCCGATGAGTTCAAGGCTTTTGAACGGAAAGCCTACAACAAGGGCTTTTTGATGGTTTCAGCGTCACCTTTGACGCGCTCTTCGTACCACGCAGATGAGGATTTCGAGAAGATGCGTCGGACACGCGAAGAGCGCTTAGCTGCTGTCTCGGGATGACCGCGACCGTCGCAATGGCGGCGGAAGTTGGCCCAGGGGTCTGGTTCGGCCCCGAGATGGCCGGACGCGGTGATTGGATCGTCGAAGTTACCACCGAACAGATCATGGCATTTGAAAGTGCCATTGAGATTCTGCGGCATGCCGGGAAGGAGCTGCAGGAAACGGATTTTTCGGAGGTGCCAAAGTTTCCAGAGTTCCAACGCGCCGCCGAAGAGGTGCTGACCGGCAGAGGCTTCATCTTACTGCGTGGCTTGCCGGTCGAGCGTTGGGATCGCGAAACGACCGCGTGGGTCTATTGGATGCTTGGTCTCTATTTTGGGAATCCCGTGCCTCAGAATGGAGACGGGCATTTGCTTGGCCATGTGAAAAACCTTGGCAAAGACTATCGAGATCCCGCCGTACGGATTTATCAAACAAACTACCGCCAGCCTTTCCATACGGATTCCTGCGATATTGTCGGCCTGCTTTGTCTTCGTCCTGCCAAACAAGGTGGAGAGAGCAGGATCGTCAGTTCGAGTACTTTGCACAATGAGATGCTGGCGAGGCGCCCAGACTTACTGAATGTCCTCTATGAGCCCTTCGTCCTGGATCGGAAGAATGAAGTACCCGAGGGAAAGGGGCCCTATTACGAGATACCGGTTTTCCATAGATATGGCGACCGCATCACTGGGTTCTATGCAAGGGATTTCATCGAGGCGGCCCAGCAGCGCTTTCCTGAGATCCCGCGTTTGACGAACAGGCAGATTGAGGCTCTGGATTATCTGGATAGTCTTGCAAATGACCCAAGTCTTTATCTGGCGATGGATTTCCAACCGGGCGATGTTCAGCTATTACACAATCATCAGATTTTGCATGCGCGGGCGGCCTATGAGGATTGGTCCGAAGTGGAGCGCCGGCGACACCTTTTGCGGCTTTGGCTCTCGACGCCAAATGGGCGGCCTTTGCCACCCGTGTTTTGCGAGCGCTACGGCACGGTCACGCCCGGTGAAATTCGAGGCGGTATCAGGGTTCCTGGCGTAATTCCTCAGGTTATCCTTGACGTTTGATGGCTAACACCGTTAGTCACCCCCTTCACCCGCACCAACGAGACTAGCTGGACATGCCGACGCACGCTGAAAAACGAGTTCTGCCCCATAGTCCAGAGCAGCTCTATGAGTTGGTTGCCGACGTAGAACGTTATCCCGAATTCTTACCGTGGTGTATCGGGGCGCGCATCCGCAAACGAGAGGGAGCCTTGATAATCGCGGACCTGATCATCGGTTTTAAAATGTTCAGGGAGCGGTTCACAAGCAAGGTCACATTGAACCCGGAATCTCGACGAATTCATGTGTCGTATATAGACGGGCCCTTTCGCTATCTCAACAATCATTGGGTGTTTGAAGACCATCCCGACGGGTGCTTGATCGATTTCTATGTGGACTTTGAATTTCGTTCCCGCCTGTTGCAGCGAGTGATTCAGCCGCTTTTTGATGAAGCCGTTCGCCGAATGGTGCGCGCTTTTGAAACGCGGGCGACAGCGCTCTACGGGAAAAACGTTTAGTTTAGTTCCTGCAACAGCAGATTCAGCGCGGTGGCTACCGAGGCTGTCCGCACCGCCGTGCGGTTCCCGGGAAATACATTGCGGGTAACAACTGGGTCACGACCGCGGCGCTGCGCAGCAACAAAGACGAGGCCCACGGGTTTATCCGGGGTCGCGCCACCAGGTCCGGCGATGCCCGTTACAGACACGGCGAAATCGACAGGACACTTTGCCAATACACCTCTGCACATTGCAGCGGCGACCTCGGAACTCACCGCACCCTTAGTGGCGATCAAATCCGCCGCAACGTCCAATAGTTCGGACTTGGCTTCGTTTGAATAGGTGATGAAACCGCGATCCACCACAGCGGAGGAGCCCGCGATTGAGGTCAGGGCGGCGCCGATCAAGCCACCTGTGCAGCTTTCCGCCGTGGCCAGGGTAGCCGAACGTGCTGTGCAGCGCACGATAACTTCTTCAGCCAAAGCTAGAATGTCACTGTCCAACACTTTGCAATTCCAAATAAATCTAAAAGAAGAACGGTGCCAATAGCCGAATAGAAACCGGCAACCATATCGTCACTCATTATCCCTAATCCGCCAGGTAGCGAGCGCTCTAGCCAGTTGGCCGGCCAAGTTTTCAAAATATCGAAGGTTCGGAACAGTGCAAAGCCAACTAGGAACCCCACCGGTTCAAGGCACACGGGTGTCAGCGCCAGCCATTGTCCAGCCACTTCATCGATGACAACGGCGCCGGGGTCTTTCTTGCCAATTGATTCCGCATAGCGGTTGGATGCCCATATCCCGATCAGAAAGACGAGGGTCGAGGCGACAAGCAAAAGCGCGCTTCCGCCGATCCAAAGAATGACGGCAGCGAAGGGGAGGGCGGCAAGCGATCCCCAGGTCCCAGGCGCACCCGGCAAAAGCCCACTGCCGAACCACGTAGCGAGCAAGCGAGCGGGGTCGTACCAACCCATTTTCCTGTGGCCATGAGCGGACCTCATAGACTTTCCCTCACGGGACCATGGAGCGTAGCCAGCGCTTGGGCCGCGATTCCTTCACCACGCCCAGTAAAACCTAGCTGCTCGGTGGTGGTTGCTTTGACGCTGATTCGCTGCGGCAGAACGCCAAATAGCCCCGCTAGTCTATCTCGCATTGCCTCCCGGTAAGGGCCAACCTTCGGGCGCTCACAGATTAAGGTGACATCAAGGTGCAAGAGTCTAGCATGGCGCGTGGTCATCAGCCTAACGGCCTCCTTTACGAATAAAGAAGAGTCCGCGCCGCGCCAACGCGCCTCGCTTGGCGGGAAATGGCTGCCTATATCGCCTTCCGCGAGGGCCCCTAGGACCGCGTCCACGACAGCATGCAATCCGACGTCTGCATCGGAATGGCCGATCAAGGAAAGATCGCAAGGGATGTTTACACCGCAAAGCATAATGCCGGACCCTGGCGCGAGGCGGTGAACATCGAACCCCTGACCGCTCCGTGTCTCGAAAGCTGCACGCAACAACTTCTCTGCGCGAATAAAATCTCTGCTCTCGGTGAGCTTCATGTTGTCTTCGTCCCCAGCGACCATGGCTACGGTGATTCCGTGGGCTTCCGCGACGGCGGCATCATCGGTCAAGGTTTGACCGCGGCAGCTTTGGTGCGCATCTAAAATCTCCTGGAACTGGAATGCTTGTGGTGTTTGTGCGCGGTAGAGGCCCTCTCTATGAACTGTTTCTCGACAAAGCGCACCATCACCACGCTTGAGAGTGTCGATAACCGGAATGGTTGGAATGGCACCGTTGAAGCTGTCCAGCGATTGCAGCAAGCAATCAATAAGGCCAGGATTTATAAAGGGGCGTGCACCATCATGTATGATGACTCGGCGGGGCTCCAGCGCGACCAAACTTTCCAACCCGAGGCGGACGGATTCCTGGCGTTCCGCTCCGCCGACTATCGGGTCTAACAAGGCGATATTCGGCACTGAGGCGTTGTAAATACTGGAATCGTCTGGACCAATCACCACGCGTACCGCGTCAATGGCCTGATGGTTCACAAGAGTTTCCAAACAATAGAGCAGCGATGGTCGGCCCCCGAGTGGCTGATATTGCTTGGGCACATCGCCGCCTGCTCTGGTTCCCCGGCCTGCCGCTACGACCAGTGCGATAGTCCCGCCTTTTGGTACATTTTGTCCCATCAATTCCCTATCTTGGATTACCAATGTGTGGTGCAGACTAAAGTTCTCTGTCACCAGCGCCAAGAGAGCATTATATAGTCCTCATGCCACAGCCGATTTTGTTCAGTCTCGTTGCCCTGATATCCCTTCTTCCTGCTTTGCTTGTGGCTGGAAGTCCTGGGCGCCGTGAGTTTGAGGGCCGACAGCGCTTGCTGGTGCTTGTAGCGGCTGTGGGGAGCCTTCTCGGCTTTCTTGGACCCTTGCTGGCAACGGCTGGGTGGCCTGCCGGGTTTAGCGTTGCACTTTGGTTGTCATTGTCGGTCACGCTCACGGTATTGCTGTTGCTTAGTTTCCGATGGAGTGGGCTTTTGGACCTGTCGCCGTTGCTAATGCCTTATCTCTTTTTATTGGGCTTGCTGGCAACCGTGTGGAGCGGCACGGCGCAGGCGCACCGACTACAAGGCGCTTTTGACGGCCTATTTCTGCTGCATGTTCTACTTTCGTTGTTGACCTACGCGGCGACCACGCTCGCCGCTGTAGCAGGTGTCGCCGTTTTGCTGCAACAGGCGGCACTCAAGTCCAAGCGACCAACGCGGCTAACCAGGCGGCTTCCGGCACTGGCTGAAGGCGAGGCCTTTCAGGTCGGATTTCTCAAGATCGCCGAAACGGTTTTGGGAGTTGGTATCGTGACTGGCATTGCCATTCGCTTGATGCACAATCAGCCTCTGATCGAACTAGACCATAAGACCCTGCTATCGCTGGCGGCTTTTGCGTTGATTGGGCTTTTACTCCTTGTTCAAACCAGAAGCGGTTTACGCGGTCAAAGGGCGGCGCGATTGGCCCTTGGTGCATATCTGCTGCTGACCCTCAGTTATCCTGGCGTGAAGTTCGTAACGGACGTTTTGCTGGCATCCTAAAAAGCAAAAGCTTTGTCTTGACGGGCGCTTGCGGTACAACAGCACAAAATTTGGGCACAGCTGCCCAACTGCTGAAATTAGGTGCTCTGTAAATCGTTTTCGGAGAAGTAACTTTATGGCGGCCGCTATTGCCTCAGATGCCATGGATTCAGTGCCGTTGGATATTGCCGCTGTTTTGAACGCTCTGCCGGAACCGGTGTTCGTGTTGGATGCGCAGGATCGGTTTTTGTATGTAAATCTAGCTTGCGAGCAGTTCTTCAGATCCAGCAGCGCCACGCTAATAGATCG
Encoded here:
- a CDS encoding TauD/TfdA family dioxygenase, which produces MTATVAMAAEVGPGVWFGPEMAGRGDWIVEVTTEQIMAFESAIEILRHAGKELQETDFSEVPKFPEFQRAAEEVLTGRGFILLRGLPVERWDRETTAWVYWMLGLYFGNPVPQNGDGHLLGHVKNLGKDYRDPAVRIYQTNYRQPFHTDSCDIVGLLCLRPAKQGGESRIVSSSTLHNEMLARRPDLLNVLYEPFVLDRKNEVPEGKGPYYEIPVFHRYGDRITGFYARDFIEAAQQRFPEIPRLTNRQIEALDYLDSLANDPSLYLAMDFQPGDVQLLHNHQILHARAAYEDWSEVERRRHLLRLWLSTPNGRPLPPVFCERYGTVTPGEIRGGIRVPGVIPQVILDV
- the ccsA gene encoding cytochrome c biogenesis protein CcsA, producing the protein MPQPILFSLVALISLLPALLVAGSPGRREFEGRQRLLVLVAAVGSLLGFLGPLLATAGWPAGFSVALWLSLSVTLTVLLLLSFRWSGLLDLSPLLMPYLFLLGLLATVWSGTAQAHRLQGAFDGLFLLHVLLSLLTYAATTLAAVAGVAVLLQQAALKSKRPTRLTRRLPALAEGEAFQVGFLKIAETVLGVGIVTGIAIRLMHNQPLIELDHKTLLSLAAFALIGLLLLVQTRSGLRGQRAARLALGAYLLLTLSYPGVKFVTDVLLAS
- a CDS encoding bifunctional 2-C-methyl-D-erythritol 4-phosphate cytidylyltransferase/2-C-methyl-D-erythritol 2,4-cyclodiphosphate synthase, which codes for MGQNVPKGGTIALVVAAGRGTRAGGDVPKQYQPLGGRPSLLYCLETLVNHQAIDAVRVVIGPDDSSIYNASVPNIALLDPIVGGAERQESVRLGLESLVALEPRRVIIHDGARPFINPGLIDCLLQSLDSFNGAIPTIPVIDTLKRGDGALCRETVHREGLYRAQTPQAFQFQEILDAHQSCRGQTLTDDAAVAEAHGITVAMVAGDEDNMKLTESRDFIRAEKLLRAAFETRSGQGFDVHRLAPGSGIMLCGVNIPCDLSLIGHSDADVGLHAVVDAVLGALAEGDIGSHFPPSEARWRGADSSLFVKEAVRLMTTRHARLLHLDVTLICERPKVGPYREAMRDRLAGLFGVLPQRISVKATTTEQLGFTGRGEGIAAQALATLHGPVRESL
- the lpdA gene encoding dihydrolipoyl dehydrogenase; translated protein: MAEKSFDVLIIGAGPGGYVTAIRGAQLGLKVGIVEKQHLGGICLNWGCIPTKALLRSAEIFHYMSHAKDYGLSAEKVGFDMKAVVQRSRGVSKRLNGGVGHLLKKNKVEVIDGEAVLQGQGKISVSKDGKAVGEYAAKHIIVATGARPRALPGIEPDKKQILTYFEAMVPETLPKSLLVIGSGAIGIEFASFYRTMGSEVTVVEVMNQVLPVEDAEIAGLARKQFEKQGIKILTGTKVASVKKAKDSVTCHLEDAKGKTQEITVEKVISAVGVVGNIENLGLEALGVKTDRGCVVTDGYGRTNVAGVYAIGDVAGPPMLAHKAEHEGVVCIEKIAGRNVHAFDKSKIPGCTYCHPQIASVGLTEAKAKEKGHKVKVGRFPFIANGKAIALGEDQGLVKTVFDEKTGELLGAHMVGAEVTELIQGYVVAMNLETTEQELMHTVFPHPTLSEMMHESVLDAYGRAIHF
- a CDS encoding type II toxin-antitoxin system RatA family toxin; translation: MPTHAEKRVLPHSPEQLYELVADVERYPEFLPWCIGARIRKREGALIIADLIIGFKMFRERFTSKVTLNPESRRIHVSYIDGPFRYLNNHWVFEDHPDGCLIDFYVDFEFRSRLLQRVIQPLFDEAVRRMVRAFETRATALYGKNV
- a CDS encoding phosphatidylglycerophosphatase A family protein encodes the protein MRSAHGHRKMGWYDPARLLATWFGSGLLPGAPGTWGSLAALPFAAVILWIGGSALLLVASTLVFLIGIWASNRYAESIGKKDPGAVVIDEVAGQWLALTPVCLEPVGFLVGFALFRTFDILKTWPANWLERSLPGGLGIMSDDMVAGFYSAIGTVLLLDLFGIAKCWTVTF
- the lipA gene encoding lipoyl synthase → MSAEIEKLRVRHPEKAHKPDQPVHRKKPDWIRVKAPVSKEYHETRKIVRENKLTTVCEEAACPNIGECWAKRHATMMIMGGICTRACSFCNVATGKPGALDPFEPFNVAKAVKELGLRHVVITSVDRDDLDDGGARHFADTILAIREASANTTIEILTPDFLRKDGALEVVVSAKPDVFNHNLETVPRLYGPVRPGARYFHSIRLLDQVKQIDPTIFTKSGLMVGLGETKEEIYQVMDDLRSADVDFLTIGQYLQPTPKHHHVDRFVPPDEFKAFERKAYNKGFLMVSASPLTRSSYHADEDFEKMRRTREERLAAVSG
- a CDS encoding CinA family protein encodes the protein MLDSDILALAEEVIVRCTARSATLATAESCTGGLIGAALTSIAGSSAVVDRGFITYSNEAKSELLDVAADLIATKGAVSSEVAAAMCRGVLAKCPVDFAVSVTGIAGPGGATPDKPVGLVFVAAQRRGRDPVVTRNVFPGNRTAVRTASVATALNLLLQELN